The following nucleotide sequence is from Bacteroidota bacterium.
TCATTCCCTGGAGAAACGTCTTCGATGCCGTGTAGTGGACAAAGTAGTCCATCACGTATGCAAGAACAATGCACATCACAAACGTAACGCCGTACATCATGGCCGGATTCGTTGAGGACTTGCGAATCTCCTCCTCCGTTTTTCCCACCAACGCCATCCACTGTCGGGCAAACAATAGATTCGAATACCAGAGTCCACCCAGCATCATCGGGATGATTGCAGCCACGATGATTGCAAGCCAGTTGATACCTGAATGAGGCATAGCAGTGTTCCTTTTTATGTTGTGAGAGATCTGTAATTCCCCACCCACATCCTCTTCAACAATTCCAGAAAAGCTACCGGCGTCGCGGACGATTTTTCCTTGCCTTCGCCGCCTTCTTCTTTTTCGGTGTTGCCTTCTTCTTTGCGACTTTCTTCTTTGCCCTTTTCTTCGGTTTCGGGGGTTCACTCTTCACAATCCCGATCGTGTTGCCGTCCGGATCGCGAAACATCGCCATCGTAACCATGCCGGGAATTTCCATCGGCGGCATGACGATGGTTCCACCGAGACCCACGGCCTTATTCAGGGTCTCCTGCAGATCAGGAACTTCCGCGTAGAATGTAACGGGTGGAGCCGGCTGGCTCGGATCGTTTTGCCCGATACCGCCTTGAGCCCCTTTCGAACTACCGGTGCTGACAAGTCCGTAGTGCATCGGATTGTTCGCGTTAACACTCCAACCGAAAAGTTTCGAGTAGAATTCCTGCAATTGATCGGCATTGTTGGAATTGATTTCCCAGTGAACAACGGGTGCACCCATAGCAGTACTCCTTTATTATTTGAGGGGATGTTGGATTATGTGATGATGAAGAGTGTGAAGTCGAATACGTTTTATTCGTGTGCTGGTTGCAGGTCAGAAATGGCGTCGGTTCGCCGCCGGAATGCTCGTGAGATTATACTAAGAAGGGTTCAGCGATGCAAGAGTGAACACAGCACACTGATAATATCGCGGCCCCGAAAATGGGCCAATTGCACGAGTTTTGCAGGAGTTCTGCCCCGGGAATGATGCACCGATGCCCCTCGCATCTCTCCATGCATCGCAACATTCACTTCACAAGATTCAGCCCCTGTAGTGCCAGCGTATCTCCGGGACTGAGCATTAACGCGTTGGTGAGAAGCATGCGCGCCTTTTGCCTGTCGCCCAAGTAGTAGTATGTCCATCCAAGAGAAAGGTTCGGTTCATACTCGGCGGGATAGCCGGTGTGGACTTTTTCGAGATGGCGTCTTGCCTCGTCATACTCCCCGTTGTTCAGAAGAATCTGTCCGAGTCGAAGATTGGCAGTGAAGTGCATCGGGTCGAGTTTCAGGATGGCCCGATACGTTGCCTGCACGTTCTCCCAATCATTCAACGCCGAGAGGGGTAGCGTACGGCCGAGCAGCGCTTCGATGCTTTTGTTGTTGGCAATGGTGTTTGCCTGGGTATAGTATTTGTTAGACTCCTCGTAATTCATCAACGAATAGTACAACCAACCGAGACGGATATTGATGAGATAGTCGTTCTTATTCTCCTTATACACGTCCAGCAAAGATCGAACGGCTTTCTGGTAGTCACCCGTCGTCTCAAATTTCAGCGATTGATGGAAGGCCTCAACCTTTCCTTTGTTCTGGGATAAGACAGCCCCCGCCAGCACCGCAATGATGATGGCGGCCAGCAGCACGCTGAGTAGAGTGAAGTGTTTCATTCTGATGTCTCCTCGTTTGTTATTCCCGTTGCAACAAATGTGCGGCCCCCCGGCGCAGATATCCGGATTTCCTTTATCATTCCTTCTGCATCGATAGTGAGAGTTCCATCAAGCGTTTTTTGGTAGAACGAAAACAGTCCGGTACCTTTCAATCGAATATTGTTGGAGATTGTGAATTCGCGGCTCTCCTCCGATCGTTCCGCAAACCTGAATGAGGCGCTCGCGTTCAGCTGCGGACTGAACACGAGCAAGAACTCGGAAAGATAGCGTACAGC
It contains:
- a CDS encoding VOC family protein, with amino-acid sequence MGAPVVHWEINSNNADQLQEFYSKLFGWSVNANNPMHYGLVSTGSSKGAQGGIGQNDPSQPAPPVTFYAEVPDLQETLNKAVGLGGTIVMPPMEIPGMVTMAMFRDPDGNTIGIVKSEPPKPKKRAKKKVAKKKATPKKKKAAKARKNRPRRR
- a CDS encoding tetratricopeptide repeat protein, which gives rise to MKHFTLLSVLLAAIIIAVLAGAVLSQNKGKVEAFHQSLKFETTGDYQKAVRSLLDVYKENKNDYLINIRLGWLYYSLMNYEESNKYYTQANTIANNKSIEALLGRTLPLSALNDWENVQATYRAILKLDPMHFTANLRLGQILLNNGEYDEARRHLEKVHTGYPAEYEPNLSLGWTYYYLGDRQKARMLLTNALMLSPGDTLALQGLNLVK
- a CDS encoding DUF1761 domain-containing protein codes for the protein MPHSGINWLAIIVAAIIPMMLGGLWYSNLLFARQWMALVGKTEEEIRKSSTNPAMMYGVTFVMCIVLAYVMDYFVHYTASKTFLQGMKIGGMLCIGMVVTTAYQSVTFEFRKTGLYLISMGYNFLCMVLMGGLLAVWR